A stretch of the Aphis gossypii isolate Hap1 chromosome 2, ASM2018417v2, whole genome shotgun sequence genome encodes the following:
- the LOC114124672 gene encoding titin-like isoform X47, whose translation MIEQTTLRNILTWIIAVILFIFQSLNYFISRIKKFVKHGQKNTTVVTTDTIISSESNPNNNNAPENVITVQGLIQNHFDIPLIIAEDEPNVNDFIKNAQLLNSYDNYKEKKKIDQFMEHLVDDSYVARGLGLITANVGREAEFYLYSKYDNNFENIVIKLKGRQGEIGQITIPNQNPTNSIETKSIPMDYFYDEDRIKVTYTPFAEGVYTLTLVRNGLSICRSPYYISVEKSPTNSRSQIRLGTKKYKMVTKFAKAKHVPLETCDNSIPVIEPSKSSISRNILPTTEENSIRTDVMSIVTKFESNSIHLKKNDQKLTVNRSKKSTKTDLLDEISISADSNTQPKIETGNDYDTNISDLSSLCIYSNSKSNDKKCSSNLDVSNRNSKSNYVNSIEIESNLVKRSNKKLDKSIRNINDMPRVKNMSSNHLEPTNSVLLKENLNDKSLDEVEKHNQTYKTNEPIHGQNQSEAFLDPITVDKFEIKCIDNEAYTHNKISCFDDDHRKTVIVMKNINELETHPNISMNQQFTDSTQYNINTPFTSVLTKITNDVCEKCSIKVLRILSEFPRDINITHNNNSNENCSSHETVLAQPISINTNIDNLFEKPISPTNEHKTDNLLTNSPTNMKLMDTIDKDIKYNYINEIKPINTTFNEIYCDINNTTKELMVKQNKHDGEINKSINDKITNNFTIPITKNNIDKHKIDHLENILSTDNKMQIQVQNVQKFSEHNMDKDKTNQFQFHDYINNELNDINKENEKILDTRDIVTINNDKKCNEELVINELKAKNVIIPDEYKNIQSSFINSQTVLASMEDKLLTLRYKPEDIRQEINNISNTNVILHENQKLIIENSIEPVLKNFKNKMVEKITQLYLNKDLTRSDNTSIIENHNINLTNNLQKNQLHNNADNKKNKTKLIEIIRSQLTNHFHKNDIPGMILNNKNTDNNQVYKYLENIIKTNMNPNETHSQRLDENNIQTLVSIAKNQLNKQQLDDEFKMMRLENVTSNIEIKKTNDNEKVQDTEIKLKNIPNDTSIKIETTTKSIKSNTSEKTDLESNIDNKKNIKSIKLKNKVNDLTKIQNMFKINEIGENNKRNTKIKSKPTENASREQIKKQEDKVVKIKIFNDAKDLTTEKENIYKFPHSVIVTVNKENETSTIIDTSRVSEIELEKINNSAQSDTSKLNNPFIKPQIQKIVVEIVTNNNKMVIDSVAIIIHEETEDKKKVAKRNNPKTKYWIQINDHELYTINAYHDTIKPIDKDRVIETEMPKISIQTNITIDNNLEESNKKKIEENIKNDLIIETPTISLQTSEKLENINETKITPYTVSSTEQIEETIAVESESCLLIDTSNVPVEQKNIIGKSIEHPISIENRNKSVKESKVIKTTTETELIKNNDPLALNKEEGTGKENNLETEIETEKPIHNINKEDEAISLIKITTVSDDENIKIKKTGEHQLTIETQINYDENLKVVNINTESAPIPNNDSSTENIGEPINKENIPETEVETKMSEDNTNKEGETCTPTNTQNISTDEKITIEETTEEPFPIETLIKYAEKPKILDSKTETEPSPNTGYSIINVQEPIDREKNPETEINKIKSIDIIIKKFDASSKMNTSIESVEDKNIKGETTENPLPKDQPIKSVKKSKVVNINTESESIENYYSSAVNEEEPFEKENIPETEVETEVSTDNMKIESEPCSTYDTPTVSDKEKIIKEETTDKQLPNNQPIKFVEDSKQVVITTETEPSINSNSLTISMQEQVDKERIPETRVETKKLEDNINKEGEPCPLTNAQNISTEEKITTVETIEEQLLIETPIKCVVESKVVNINTEYKSTPNNDSSAVNVEETIEKENIPETEVETKKSEDNPKKESEPCPLTNTPNISIEEKATIEEIIEEPLQIEISIQSVQEIKVLDIKTETEPSPNTDSSTLNLLEPIDKENIPETEVETKKSEDNPKKESEPCPPINTQNISDDERKIIDETNVNPLLIETPIQCVEESKAVNINTKSESIPNNNSSAVAVEEPIEKENIPETEVETKKSEDNINKEGELCPPTNTQNISTEEKITIEETIVEPLLIETPIKCVEESKVVNINTESESIPNNDSSAVNEEKPIEKENISETEVETKKSEDNIDKEGELCPPTNTQNISDDERKIIDETNVNPLLIETPIKCVEESKVININTESESKTNNDSSAVNEEKPIEKENIPETVVETKKSEDNIDKEGELCPPTNTQNISDDERKIIDETNVNPLLIETPIKCVEESKVININTESESKTNNDSSAVNEEKPIEKENIPETVVETKKSEDNIDKEGDLCPPTNTQNISDDERKIIDETNVNPLLIETPIKCVEESKVININTESESKTNNDSSAVNEEKPIEKENIPETVVETKKSEDNIDKEGELCPPTNTQNISTEEKVTIEETTEEPLTIETPIQSVENSKEVDITAETDPSINSNTSTKSIQEQVDTESIPENRVETKKLENNINNEDEPCPLTNAQNISTEEKITIEETIEEPLPIEIPIKCVEESKVVNINTESESIPNKNSSAVTVEEPIEKENIPEIEVETKRSEDNIDKEGEPCPPTNTQNISEDERKIIDETNVNPLLIETPIKCVEESKVININTESESIPNNDSSAVNEEKPIEKENIPETVVETKKSEDNIDKEGELCPPFNTQNISTEEKITIEERIEEPLPIEIPIKCVEESKAVNINTESESIPNNDSSAVNEEKPIDKENIPETEVETKKSEDNPKKESEPCPPTNTQNISDDQRKIIDETNVNPLLIETPNKCVEESNVVNINTESESIPNNNSSAVTVEEPIEKENIPETEVKTEKSTDNTNIEIEPCSPANTPNISNENKITILETTDKLLTNDQSTKYVEELKLVNINIETEPPPNTDFLTLNVETLIYIENNPETEIEAEKSIGNIIKEGEASSMIDTSIESVVDKNIIEETIENSLPNEQSTKSVKELKVVDINTESELMPNNDSSMTNVEEPFNKDNVPETQIETVKSIDENEKECEACSPTDTSSVSIEEKNIIDKTIANPLLNEPPIKSVDKFKVLDINTETEPSPNTGSLTVNVEVLIDKENIREIQIETDKLIDYSNKECESRSPTDKLAASSEKNNLTEETMEILLPIETFIKSSTKAVEELKENKINTETVFVPNIDSSTLNAEEPSEEDYFSKIVIKTDKTLDFVVKECETCPPIDTSMYVTEEIKGIDGTIEKLIPIGSSFVIADTENLTSIDGINTIMNRQLGKEYLKDIESSTSIDTVAFVKDQKVEENETLIENILTINTSTASVQGQIQVEEVIKDESVVLINDSVTFDEISPEEQNNIETAKISSITVMEEQTDINRDEVMYTCEEPLDKTIVEKSIHSETTSTTDILVAVDEQRALETEVSENATQILNDTFTETVENLIKMKKKFEKETTTPIVVAKSGIEWNEKKLISENKTSTPVHLASTNKEQTEIDMVTEIASPNVNILNSNTKIILVDKEIITENSNNPKHCYLKFGETSKIHSLENEDNLPGKSYGIQKLEMSVQRMKTSNEDYYEKTFLQLEQTEKISVENKDKVDCENKNIIDDKLYTVNESDLNAILCASSLEEALTLLDSKIKFKFKHRKLSNKANSTPHIPKIQSSESRSSGTNTNFTDAREFFKEIEKKCKK comes from the exons ATGATAGAACAAACAACATTACGCAACATCTTAACATGGATAATTGcagtgattttatttattttccaatcactcaactattttatttcacggataaaaaaatttgtaaaac acGGGCAAAAAAATACTACTGTTGTGACAACAGATACGATAATATCATCTGAATCGAATCcgaataataacaatgcaccagaaaatgttattactgTCCAAGGACTGATTCAAAATCACTTTGACATTCCTCtg ataattgcAGAAGATGAACCAAACgtgaatgattttattaaaaatgctcaattattgaattcttatgataattacaaagaaaaaaagaaaatcgatCAATTTATGGAGCATTTAGTTGATGACTCTTATGTTGCACGTGGCCTAGGTTTGATAACTGCAAACGTTGGACGAGAAGCAGAATTTTACTTATActcaaaatatgataataattttgaaaacatcgTTATTAAGCTCAAGGGACGTCAAGGTGAAATTGGTCAAATCACAATACCAAACCAAAATCCTACAAACTCTATTGAAACAAAATCCATTCCAatggattatttttatgatgaagATCGAATCAAAGTTACTTACACACCATTTGCAGAAGGTGTATATACATTAACACTAGTACGAAATGGTTTATCCATTTGCCGCTCTCCATACTATATATCAGTAGAAAAAAGTCCAACAAATTCTAGATCTCAAATTCGTTTAGGcacaaagaaatataaaatggtaACTAAGTTTGCTAAGGCCAAACATGTGCCTCTTGAAACATGTGACAACAGTATTCCTGTCATTGAACCCAGTAAATCATCAATTAGTAGAAATATTCTTCCAACAACTGAAGAAAACTCAATTCGAACAGACGTTATGTCTATAGTaacaaaatttgaatctaatagtatacatttaaaaaaaaatgatcaaaaaCTTACAGTTAATAGATccaaaaaaagtacaaaaactGATTTGTTAGATGAAATTTCAATCTCAGCAGACTCAAATACTCAACCAAAAATTGAAACTGGTAATGATTATGATACTAACATCAGTGATTTAAGTTCACtttgtatttattcaaattctaaatCCAATGACAAAAAATGTTCGAGTAATTTAGATGTTTCCAATAGAAATAGTAAGTCAAATTATGTCAATTCTATAGAAATCGAAAGTAACCTGGTAAAGAGGTCCAATAAAAAACTCGATAAaagtattagaaatataaacgaTATGCCTcgagtaaaaaatatgtcatcAAATCACCTAGAACCTACAAACAGTGTATTActgaaagaaaatttaaatgataagaGTTTAGATGAAGTAGAAAAACATAATCAAAcgtataaaacaaatgaacCTATTCATGGACAAAACCAAAGTGAAGCGTTTTTAGATCCAATCACTGTagataaatttgaaatcaaatGTATAGACAACGAAgcatacacacataataaaatatcatgttttGATGATGATCACAGAAAAACTGtaattgtaatgaaaaatattaacgaaTTAGAAACACATCCCAACATTTCTATGAACCAACAATTCACCGATTCgacacaatacaatattaacacCCCTTTTACAAGTGTTCTAACCAAAATCACCAATGATGTTTgtgaaaaatgttcaataaaagtattaagaaTACTATCTGAATTTCCTAGGGATATAAACATAACACATAACAACAATTCAAATGAAAACTGTTCAAGCCATGAAACAGTTCTAGCACAACCAATTAgcattaatactaatatagatAACTTGTTTGAAAAGCCCATTAGTCCTACAAATGAACATAAAACTGATAATTTACTGACTAATAGTCCAACAAATATGAAACTAATGGATACAATCGAtaaagacataaaatataattatattaatgaaatcaaacCAATAAATACTAcctttaatgaaatatactgTGACATCAATAATACGACCAAAGAATTAAtggttaaacaaaataaacacgatggtgaaataaataaatcgataaatgataaaataaccaataattttaCGATACCCATCACCAAAAATAACATagataaacacaaaatagATCACCTAGAGAATATATTGTCTACagataataaaatgcaaattcaagttcaaaatgtacaaaaattctCAGAACATAATATGGATAAagataaaacaaatcaatttcaatttcatgATTATATCAACAACGAATTAAATGATATCaataaagaaaatgaaaaaattttagacACGCGTGATAtagtaacaattaataacgataaaaaatgtaatgaagaattagtaataaacgaattaaaagctaagaatgttattattccggatgaatataaaaatattcaaagtagttttataaatagtcaAACAGTATTAGCATCAATGGAAGATAAATTACTGACTTTGAGGTATAAACCAGAAGATATTAGACAAGAGATAAACAATATATCCAATACTAATGTCATATTACATGAAAaccaaaaactaataattgaaaactCAATTGAacctgtattaaaaaatttcaaaaacaaaatggttgaaaaaattacacaattatatttaaataaggatTTGACACGTTCAGATAATACTTCGATTATagaaaaccataatataaatctaacaaataatttacaaaaaaatcaactacATAACAAcgctgataataaaaaaaataaaaccaaattaattgaaataattagatCACAGTTAACAAATCATTTTCACAAAAATGATATACCAggaatgatattaaataataaaaacacagataataatcaagtgtataaatatctcgaaaatataattaaaacaaatatgaatCCAAATGAAACGCATTCACAAAGATTGgatgaaaacaatattcagACACTTGTCAGTATAGCGAAAAATCaactaaataaacaacaattagATGACGAGTTTAAAATGATGAGATTAGAAAACGTAACTTCAAATATTGAGATAAAGAAAACCAATGATAATGAAAAAGTACAAGACACAGAGATTAAGTTGAAAAACATACCTAATGATACgagtataaaaattgaaactacAACTAAATccataaaatcaaatacatcagaaaaaactgatttagaatcaaatatagataataaaaaaaacattaaatcaataaaattaaagaataagGTAAATGacttaacaaaaatacaaaatatgtttaaaatcaatgaaattggagaaaataataaaagaaatacaaaGATAAAATCAAAACCGACTGAAAATGCATCAAGagagcaaataaaaaaacaagaagACAAAGtagtaaagataaaaatatttaatgatgctAAAGATCTAACGacagaaaaagaaaatatttacaaatttccaCACTCAGTCATAGTAACAGTAAATAAAGAGAATGAAACTTCAACAATAATTGATACTTCACGTGTCTCTGAAATAGAGTTggaaaagataaataatagtgCACAATCAGacacatcaaaattaaataacccaTTCATAAAACCACAAATCCAAAAAATTGTAGTAGAAATtgtaaccaataataataaaatggtcaTTGATTCTGtagcaataattatacacgAAGAAAcagaagacaaaaaaaaagtggcaAAAAGAAACAatccaaaaacaaaatattggatACAAATCAATGATCatgaattgtatacaataaacgcATATCATGACACTATCAAACCAATCGATAAAGATAGAGTTATCGAAACAGAAATgccaaaaatatcaatacaaacaaatataacaatagaTAACAATCTTGAAGAaagtaataagaaaaaaatagaagaaaacatcaaaaatgatttaataatagaaacacCAACAATATCTCTACAGACttcagaaaaattagaaaatataaatgaaacaaaaataacaccaTACACTGTTTCTTCAACTGAACAAATAGAAGAAACAATAGCTGTTGAAAGTGAATCATGCTTATTAATTGATACATCAAATGTTCCtgttgaacaaaaaaatataataggcaaAAGTATAGAACATCCAATATCAATCGAAAACAGAAATAAATCTGTTAAAGAATCAAAGGtgataaaaacaacaactgaaactgaattaataaaaaataatgatcccTTAGCATTAAACAAAGAAGAAGGAACCGGTAAAGAAAACAATCTAGAAACTGAAATTGAGACAGAAAAACcaatacataacataaataaagaaGATGAAGCAATCTCACTGATCAAGATAACAACTGTCTCTGATGacgaaaatatcaaaataaaaaaaacaggtGAACATCAATTAACAATTGAAACACAAATTAACTATgacgaaaatttaaaagtagtaaatataaatactgaatCCGCACCAATACCAAATAATGATTCATCAACAGAAAATATAGGAGAACCAATCAATAAGGAAAATATTCCAGAAACTGAAGTTGAAACAAAAATGTCGGaagataacactaataaagAAGGAGAAACATGCACACCGactaatacacaaaatatctCTACTGATGAAAAGATAACAATTGAAGAAACAACTGAAGAACCATTCCCAATTGAAACACTCATTAAATATGcggaaaaaccaaaaatattagatagtaAAACTGAGACTGAACCATCACCAAACACtggttattcaataataaacgtaCAAGAACCAATCGATAGAGAAAAAAATCCAGaaactgaaattaataaaattaagtcaatagatatcattattaaaaaatttgatgcaAGCTCAAAGATGAATACATCAATAGAATCTgttgaagataaaaatattaaaggagAAACCACTGAAAATCCATTACCAAAAGACCAACCAATTAAATCtgtcaaaaaatcaaaagtagtaaatattaatactgaaTCCGaatcaatagaaaattattattcttcagCAGTAAATGAAGAAGAACCAttcgaaaaagaaaatattccaGAAACTGAAGTTGAAACAGAAGTATCAACAGATAACATGAAAATTGAAAGTGAACCATGTTCAACATATGATACACCAACTGTCTCTGATAAAGAAAAGATAATCAAAGAAGAAACAACTGATAAGCAACTACCAAATAACCAACCAATTAAATTTGTCGAAGATTCAAAACAAGTAGTTATTACAACTGAAACTGAACCATCAATAAACTCTAATTCTTTAACAATAAGCATGCAAGAACAAGTCGATAAAGAAAGAATTCCAGAAACAAGggttgaaacaaaaaaattggaagataacattaataaagaAGGTGAACCATGTCCACTGACTAATGcacaaaatatttctactgAAGAAAAGATAACTACTGTAGAAACAATTGAAGAGCAATTACTTATCGAAACACCCATTAAATGTGTCGTAGAATCAAaagtagtaaatataaatactgaatACAAATCAACACCAAATAATGATTCTTCAGCAGTAAATGTAGAAGAAACAatcgaaaaagaaaatattccaGAAACTGAggttgaaacaaaaaaatcagaaGATAACCCTAAGAAAGAAAGTGAACCATGCCCACTGACAAATACACCAAATATCTCTATTGAAGAAAAGGCAACCATTGAAGAAATAATTGAAGAACCATTACAAATTGAAATTTCCATTCAATCTGTCCaagaaataaaagttttagatattaaaactGAAACTGAACCATCACCAAATACTGATTCTTCAACATTAAACCTACTAGAACCAAtcgataaagaaaatattccaGAAACTGAg gttgaaacaaaaaaatcggaAGATAACCCTAAGAAAGAAAGTGAACCATGCCCACCgattaatacacaaaatatctCTGATGACGAAAGGAAAATTATAGATGAAACCAATGTAAATCCATTACTTATAGAAACACCCATTCAATGTGTCGAAGAATCAAAagcagtaaatataaatactaaatccGAATcaataccaaataataattcttcagCAGTAGCTGTAGAAGAACCAatcgaaaaagaaaatattccaGAAACTGAggttgaaacaaaaaaatcggaagataacataaataaagaaGGTGAACTATGCCCACCGactaatacacaaaatatttctactgAAGAAAAGATAACTATTGAAGAAACAATTGTTGAGCCATTACTTATCGAAACACCCATTAAATGTGTCGAAGAATCAAaagtagtaaatataaatactgaatCCGAATCAATACCAAATAATGATTCTTCAGCAGTAAATGAAGAAAAACCAatcgaaaaagaaaatatttcagaaaCTGAg gttgaaacaaaaaaatcggaAGATAACATTGATAAAGAAG GTGAACTATGCCCACCGactaatacacaaaatatctCTGATGACGAAAGGAAAATTATAGATGAAACCAATGTAAATCCATTACTTATCGAAACACCCATTAAATGTGTCGAAGaatcaaaagtaataaatattaatacagaaTCCGAATCAAAAACCAATAATGATTCTTCAGCAGTAAATGAAGAAAAACCAatcgaaaaagaaaatattccaGAAACTGTggttgaaacaaaaaaatcggaAGATAACATTGATAAAGAAGGTGAACTATGCCCACCGactaatacacaaaatatctCTGATGACGAAAGGAAAATTATAGATGAAACCAATGTAAATCCATTACTTATCGAAACACCCATTAAATGTGTCGAAGaatcaaaagtaataaatattaatacagaaTCCGAATCAAAAACCAATAATGATTCTTCAGCAGTAAATGAAGAAAAACCAatcgaaaaagaaaatattccaGAAACTGTggttgaaacaaaaaaatcggaAGATAACATTGATAAAGAAGGTGACCTATGCCCACCGactaatacacaaaatatctCTGATGACGAAAGGAAAATTATAGATGAAACCAATGTAAATCCATTACTTATCGAAACACCCATTAAATGTGTCGAAGaatcaaaagtaataaatattaatacagaaTCCGAATCAAAAACCAATAATGATTCTTCAGCAGTAAATGAAGAAAAACCAatcgaaaaagaaaatattccaGAAACTGTggttgaaacaaaaaaatcggaAGATAACATTGATAAAGAAGGTGAACTATGCCCACCGactaatacacaaaatatttctactgAAGAAAAGGTAACTATTGAAGAAACAACTGAAGAACCATTAACAATTGAAACACCCATTCAATCTGTCGAAAATTCAAAAGAAGTGGATATTACAGCTGAAACTGATCCATCAATAAACTCTAACACTTCAACAAAAAGCATACAAGAACAAGTCGATACAGAAAGCATTCCAGAAAATAGggtagaaacaaaaaaattggaaaataacattaataatgaaGATGAACCATGTCCACTGACTAATGCACAAAATATCTCTACTGAAGAAAAGATAACTATTGAAGAAACAATTGAAGAACCATTACCAATTGAAATTCCCATTAAATGTGTCGAAGAATCAAaagtagtaaatataaatactgaatCCGAATCAATACCAAATAAGAATTCTTCAGCAGTAACTGTAGAAGAACCAatcgaaaaagaaaatattccaGAAATTGAGGTTGAAACAAAAAGATCGGAAGATAACATTGATAAAGAAGGTGAACCATGCCCACCGactaatacacaaaatatctCTGAAGacgaaagaaaaattatagatgAAACCAATGTAAATCCATTACTTATCGAAACACCCATTAAATGTGTCGAAGaatcaaaagtaataaatataaatactgaatCCGAATCAATACCAAATAATGATTCTTCGGCAGTAAATGAAGAAAAACCAatcgaaaaagaaaatattccaGAAACTGTggttgaaacaaaaaaatcggaAGATAACATTGATAAAGAAGGTGAACTATGCCCACCgtttaatacacaaaatatttctactgAAGAAAAGATAACTATTGAAGAAAGAATTGAAGAACCATTACCAATTGAAATTCCCATTAAATGTGTCGAAGAATCAAAagcagtaaatataaatactgaatCCGAATCAATACCAAATAATGATTCTTCAGCAGTAAATGAAGAAAAACCAAtcgataaagaaaatattccaGAAACTGAggttgaaacaaaaaaatcggaAGATAACCCTAAGAAAGAAAGTGAACCATGCCCACCGactaatacacaaaatatctCTGATGACCAAAGGAAAATTATAGATGAAACCAATGTAAATCCATTACTTATCGAAACACCTAATAAATGTGTCGAAGAATCaaatgtagtaaatattaatacagaaTCCGAATcaataccaaataataattcttcagCAGTAACTGTAGAAGAACCAatcgaaaaagaaaatattccaGAAACTGAAGTTAAAACAGAAAAGTCAACGGATAACACGAATATAGAAATTGAACCATGCTCACCAGCTAATACACCAAATATCTCTAATGAAAATAAGATTACCATATTAGAAACAACTGATAAGCTATTAACTAATGACCAATCAACTAAATATGttgaagaattaaaattagtaaatatcaatattgaaaCTGAACCACCACCAAATACTGATTTCTTAACACTAAACGTAGAAACACTAATCTATATAGAAAACAATCCAGAAACTGAAATTGAGGCAGAAAAATCAATAGGTAACATTATTAAAGAAGGTGAAGCAAGCTCAATGATTGATACATCAATTGAATCTgttgtagataaaaatattatagaagaaaCCATTGAAAATTCATTACCAAATGAACAATCAACTAAATCTGTCAAAGAATTAAAAGTAGTAGATATTAATACTGAATCTGAATTAATGCCAAATAATGATTCTTCAATGACAAACGTTGAAGAACCATTCAATAAGGATAATGTTCCAGAAACTCAAATTGAGACAGTTAAATCAATAGATGAGAATGAAAAGGAATGTGAAGCATGTTCACCGACTGATACATCGTCAGTTTCTATTGaagaaaagaatattatagataaaaccaTTGCAAATCCATTACTAAATGAACCACCAATTAAATCTGTtgacaaatttaaagttttagatattaatactGAAACTGAACCATCACCAAATACTGGTTCTTTAACAGTAAACGTAGAAGTACTAAtcgataaagaaaatattcgagaaattcaaattgaaacagataaattaatagattacTCTAATAAAGAATGTGAATCACGCTCCCCGACAGATAAATTAGCTGCTTCTagtgaaaaaaacaatttgacaGAAGAGACTATGGAAATCCTATTACCAATTGAAACATTCATTAAGTCCTCGACAAAAGCCGTTGAAGAACTTaaggaaaacaaaattaataccgAAACTGTCTTTGTACCAAATATTGATTCTTCAACACTAAATGCAGAAGAACCATCAGAGGAAgactatttttcaaaaatagtaataaagaCGGATAAAACATTAGATTTCGTTGTAAAAGAATGTGAAACATGCCCACCGATAGACACATCAATGTATGTGACAGAAGAAATAAAAGGAATAGATGGTACTATCGAAAAACTAATTCCAATTGGTTCTTCGTTTGTGATTGCAGATACTGAAAATTTAACATCAATTGACGGTATTAACACAATTATGAACAGACAATTAGGGAAAGAATACTTGAAAGATATTGAAAGTTCAACAAGTATTGACACAGTTGCATTTGTAAAAGATCAAAAAGTGGAAGAAAATGAaactttaattgaaaatatattaacaattaacacTTCAACTGCATCTGTACAAGGACAGATACAGGTAGAAGAAGTTATCAAAGATGAATCTGTGGTATTAATTAACGATTCAGTTACATTTGATGAAATCTCTCCAGAAGAGCAAAACAATATTGAAACTGCAAAGATTTCTTCTATTACAGTCATGGAGGAACAAACAGATATAAACAGAGATGAGGTTATGTACACTTGTGAAGAACCGTTAGACAAAACTATTGTAGAAAAGAGTATCCATAGTGAAACAACATCCACGACTGATATTTTAGTTGCAGTCGATGAACAGAGAGCCCTTGAAACAGAAGTTTCAGAAAACGCTACTCAAATACTAAATGATACTTTTACCGAAACAGTAGAAAAcctgataaaaatgaaaaaaaaatttgaaaaagaaaCGACAACACCAATTGTTGTAGCAAAATCTGGAATAGAATGGaatgagaaaaaattaataagtgaaaataaaacttcaaCACCTGTTCATTTGGCCTCAACCAATAAGGAACAAACTGAGATAGATATGGTTACTGAAATTGCATCAccaaatgttaacattttaaatagcaatactaaaataattttagttgataaagaaataataacggaaaattcaaataatcctaaacattgttatttaaaattcggTGAAACGTCTAAAATTCATAGTTTGGAAAATGAAGATAATTTACCAGGAAAATCGTATGGCattcaaaaattagaaatgtCTGTACAACGAATGAAAACTTCCAATGaagattattatgaaaaaacttttttacagTTGGAACAAACTGAAAAAATTTCTGtagaaaataaagataaagttgactgtgaaaataaaaatattattgatgataaattatacacagtCAATGAATCTGACTTAAACGCAATATTGTGTGCGTCTTCTCTCGAAGAAGCACTTACATTATT